In a single window of the Allobranchiibius huperziae genome:
- a CDS encoding Rieske (2Fe-2S) protein produces the protein MSEQRPDVDDLPPGSVRRLGRWAVGNSNGEDFAVSRRCRHQLADLSEGHVDAAGCLVCPWHQSRYDVVTGAMVAGPRGFLGYHGDTPGYTALVLSYGRRIKLRVGRLVHTSHGLDVE, from the coding sequence ATGAGCGAACAACGGCCGGACGTCGACGACCTTCCCCCCGGATCGGTCCGCAGGCTCGGCAGATGGGCCGTCGGCAACAGCAACGGCGAGGACTTCGCGGTGTCGCGTCGATGTCGTCATCAACTGGCCGACCTCAGCGAGGGACATGTGGACGCCGCGGGCTGCCTCGTGTGCCCATGGCACCAGAGCCGGTACGACGTGGTGACCGGGGCGATGGTCGCGGGGCCGCGCGGCTTCCTCGGCTACCACGGCGACACACCGGGCTACACCGCGCTCGTCCTGTCCTACGGCCGGCGGATCAAGCTGCGGGTGGGCCGGCTGGTGCACACGTCGCACGGGTTGGACGTCGAATGA
- a CDS encoding NAD-dependent epimerase/dehydratase family protein, translating into MTRLLITGASGNIGTALLRRLAGREEVEIVGLARRPPPSEPPYDDVRWQRVDLSEDSAPAALDEAMTGVDAVVHLAWAFQPTRRPDYLTRVGVGGTAAVLAAADRAGVGHFVHMSSVGAYAAKTSDTPVEESYRHTGMTSSQYSNDKAAAERLLDTYARDHPAGMTLTRIRPGIVMQRDAGAALDRYGLPAYFPARLLRYLPVLPLDGRFAIPVVHSDDVADALDRVLEQGRGGEFNLAADEPLTREIVADVLGARPVQVPATVLRAIVAGSWKVGLQPLSPDWIDLAFAVPLQNCAHAHHDLGWRPSKDPHQVLTDAIDGMADNAGTSSPALRPRSVLNRIHAVVTAGPISRRRQS; encoded by the coding sequence ATGACCCGGCTGCTGATCACCGGCGCCAGCGGCAACATCGGCACCGCCCTGCTGCGCCGATTGGCCGGTCGCGAGGAAGTGGAGATCGTCGGGCTGGCTCGCCGGCCGCCGCCGTCCGAGCCGCCGTACGACGATGTGCGCTGGCAGCGGGTGGATCTCAGCGAGGACTCCGCACCCGCGGCGCTGGACGAGGCGATGACCGGTGTGGATGCCGTCGTGCACCTCGCCTGGGCGTTCCAACCGACCCGGCGGCCCGACTATCTGACCCGGGTGGGCGTGGGAGGCACGGCGGCCGTCCTGGCGGCTGCCGACCGCGCGGGTGTCGGCCACTTCGTGCACATGTCGTCGGTCGGCGCGTACGCCGCGAAGACGAGCGACACCCCGGTCGAGGAGTCCTATCGGCATACGGGCATGACGAGCTCGCAGTACAGCAACGACAAGGCTGCGGCGGAGCGGCTGCTCGACACCTATGCCCGGGACCACCCGGCTGGGATGACGCTCACCCGGATCCGGCCCGGCATCGTCATGCAACGGGACGCGGGTGCCGCGCTCGACCGCTACGGACTTCCGGCGTACTTCCCGGCGCGGCTGCTGCGGTACCTCCCGGTGCTGCCGCTCGATGGTCGGTTCGCCATCCCGGTGGTGCACTCCGACGATGTCGCGGACGCTCTCGACCGGGTCCTCGAACAGGGCCGCGGCGGGGAGTTCAACCTGGCCGCCGACGAGCCGCTGACGAGGGAGATCGTCGCCGACGTCCTGGGCGCCCGTCCCGTCCAGGTGCCGGCGACCGTCCTACGGGCCATCGTCGCGGGCAGCTGGAAGGTCGGACTGCAACCGCTCAGCCCCGACTGGATCGATCTGGCCTTCGCGGTGCCGCTGCAGAATTGTGCGCACGCCCACCACGACCTCGGATGGCGGCCGTCCAAGGACCCGCACCAGGTCTTGACCGACGCGATCGACGGGATGGCGGACAACGCGGGTACGAGCAGCCCGGCGCTACGGCCGCGCTCGGTGCTCAACCGGATTCACGCGGTGGTGACCGCCGGACCCATCAGTCGTCGCCGGCAGTCCTGA
- a CDS encoding GNAT family N-acetyltransferase, which produces MSVSSNPFSMRRITSADLELLFGWVGTEPVVWIDDTRLRRELDSRNYRPEWSWVAEQDGSPIGRALWWGGDTAERPSTLDCLLIRDGTEHPEHVGAALIAEGLKAFGPGSALEFNIDAATAWADDPAAVAAVRWRGQAAKAGGFSRTTERVSYRRSAADPRPARSTRLTFEAAPDATFRGMFARVADGSLDAYTLHIVATEGIEALADDDLEFYLSLPGERDSWRVAVLDDRTPVGFMIPTRTAYDASISYLGILPEHRGNGYVHDVLAEMVHVHHDNDQDQIVGTTDLANTPMRAAFESAGFQVSRRRIVHEQ; this is translated from the coding sequence ATGTCTGTCAGCAGCAATCCCTTCTCGATGCGACGCATCACCAGCGCCGACCTCGAGCTGCTCTTCGGATGGGTGGGCACCGAGCCCGTCGTCTGGATCGACGACACCCGGCTGCGACGCGAACTGGACAGCCGCAACTACCGCCCCGAGTGGTCATGGGTGGCGGAGCAGGACGGCTCGCCGATCGGCCGGGCCCTGTGGTGGGGCGGTGACACCGCGGAGCGGCCCAGCACGTTGGACTGCCTTCTCATCCGCGACGGCACGGAGCATCCGGAGCACGTCGGTGCGGCGCTCATCGCAGAGGGGCTGAAGGCATTCGGTCCCGGCTCGGCGTTGGAGTTCAACATCGATGCGGCCACCGCCTGGGCCGACGACCCTGCTGCGGTCGCGGCCGTGCGGTGGCGCGGGCAGGCCGCGAAGGCGGGCGGCTTCTCCAGGACGACCGAGCGGGTCAGCTACCGCCGCTCAGCCGCCGACCCTCGCCCGGCCCGATCCACCCGTCTGACGTTCGAGGCTGCTCCGGACGCCACGTTCCGAGGGATGTTCGCCAGGGTCGCCGACGGCTCGCTGGACGCCTACACGCTCCACATAGTCGCCACCGAAGGCATCGAGGCGCTCGCGGACGACGACCTCGAGTTCTACCTGTCACTGCCGGGCGAGCGGGACTCGTGGCGGGTGGCCGTGCTCGACGATCGGACGCCGGTCGGTTTCATGATCCCCACGAGGACGGCGTACGACGCGAGCATCAGCTATCTCGGCATCCTCCCGGAGCATCGGGGCAACGGCTACGTGCATGACGTCCTCGCCGAGATGGTGCACGTGCACCACGACAACGACCAGGACCAGATCGTGGGCACGACCGACCTGGCCAACACGCCGATGCGCGCGGCCTTCGAGAGTGCGGGCTTCCAGGTCAGCCGACGACGGATCGTGCACGAGCAGTAG
- a CDS encoding SDR family oxidoreductase, protein MTTTNDTGDATASRSVLLIGASRGLGLALAQEWVRRGRHVVATVRDPSSTALPQVADGQPGSIEIETVDVTVPEQIDGLRGRLAGRTFDVLFVSAGVTNKPEGIVGQTSTEEFVRVMVTNALSPLRVIEALQDLVAPTGTIGVMSSGQGSVANNERGGHEVYRGSKAALNTFMRSYAARHAGEDRTLVLMAPGWVKTELGGEGARLEVDESIPHVVTTMEDLGGRPGLHYVDYLGRTVPW, encoded by the coding sequence GTGACTACAACTAATGACACGGGTGACGCGACCGCATCGAGATCGGTGCTCCTCATCGGAGCATCGCGAGGTCTGGGCCTCGCTCTGGCACAGGAGTGGGTACGACGCGGACGGCACGTCGTCGCGACCGTGCGCGATCCGAGCTCGACGGCGCTCCCGCAGGTGGCCGATGGACAGCCCGGCAGCATCGAGATCGAGACGGTCGACGTGACGGTGCCGGAGCAGATCGACGGTCTGCGCGGCCGGCTGGCCGGCCGCACGTTCGACGTCCTGTTCGTCAGCGCCGGGGTCACGAACAAGCCGGAGGGAATCGTCGGGCAGACGAGCACGGAGGAGTTCGTGCGGGTGATGGTGACCAATGCCCTCAGCCCGTTGCGCGTGATCGAGGCCCTGCAGGACCTGGTGGCGCCGACCGGAACCATCGGGGTGATGTCCTCGGGTCAGGGCAGCGTGGCCAACAACGAACGCGGCGGCCACGAGGTCTACCGCGGCAGCAAAGCTGCCCTCAACACCTTCATGCGCAGCTATGCGGCCCGTCACGCAGGCGAGGACCGGACCCTGGTGCTGATGGCGCCGGGGTGGGTGAAGACCGAGTTGGGCGGCGAGGGCGCGCGCCTGGAGGTGGATGAGAGCATCCCCCATGTGGTGACGACGATGGAGGACCTCGGCGGTCGGCCGGGTCTGCACTATGTGGACTACCTGGGTCGCACGGTGCCGTGGTGA
- a CDS encoding MarR family winged helix-turn-helix transcriptional regulator has protein sequence MTAAKQAGGDHPADPAAYAWALMQQFVSAQNRHEELRETLGFGLGAGRGKVLFQLRQAPLTLTQIADANGFDAPYATLVVDKLQAHGLVERRPHPEDGRRKLVALTDAGHAAVATADAILLRTPHALADLGDDATRRLADLLQRLQ, from the coding sequence GTGACAGCCGCGAAGCAGGCGGGCGGCGATCATCCGGCCGACCCCGCAGCGTACGCCTGGGCCCTCATGCAGCAGTTCGTGAGCGCACAGAACCGGCACGAAGAGCTCAGGGAGACACTGGGATTCGGTCTCGGCGCCGGGCGCGGAAAGGTCCTCTTCCAACTCCGGCAGGCTCCATTGACGCTCACCCAGATCGCCGACGCCAACGGTTTCGATGCGCCGTACGCGACGCTCGTGGTCGACAAACTGCAGGCCCACGGCCTGGTCGAACGCCGACCTCACCCGGAGGACGGACGTCGCAAGCTCGTGGCGCTCACCGACGCCGGCCACGCCGCGGTGGCCACGGCCGACGCGATCCTGCTGCGCACTCCACATGCCCTTGCGGACCTCGGGGACGACGCAACGCGGCGCCTCGCGGACCTGCTGCAACGTCTGCAATAG